A region of the Litchfieldia alkalitelluris genome:
TTAATCAACAAACAGTTTAGTTGAAAACGTACAGTATCCAACAGAAAGCGTTATTAGTGTTGGGTTTTGGGAAGGGGATTTGTGGGACAGGTCTCAAAACCCTAGTAGCGGGTGATTTTTAGGGACAGGTCGTAGAATTCAAGAAAGTGGGTGAGTTTTAGGGACAGGTCGTAGACCCAAAGATAGCGGGTGAATTTCAGGGAGAGGTCCCAAAACCGAAGATAGCGGGTGAGCTTCAAGCGACAGATCCTAAAACTAAAGGGAGTGGGGTTTTGGACTTGTTTTTAGAGTACCCATAAGCCATAAGTAAACCCAAGAGGAGGACATGATGTCAGATAACAAATTAAATAGACGAATAAAGTATACAAGAATGGTTTTAAAGGAAAGTTTAATGGAGCTTTTAAAAGAAAAACCGATCTCATCGATTACAGTAAAGGAGATTTGTGAAAGAGCAGATATTAACCGATCCACATTTTACTCACATTACTCTGATCAATTTGCGCTACTTTCTCAAATCGAAGAAGAATTTTTAAGTGATATGAACGAAACGTTGAACAGCTATAATTTTCAAAAAGACGAAGAAGCATTGCAAATGACAGAAAGATTATTAGAATATGTGGCAGCGAATAAAGATGTCTGTGAAGTGCTCTTAGGTGAACACGCCGATGCGACGTTTCAAAAGAGGGTGATGACGTTCGCGCATAACTATGTGGTGAAGAACTTGATACGTTCGAACGATATAGAGCCCGACATCTCAGAATATGTTAGTCTGTTTGCCATAAGTGGTAGCATCTACGTTATTCAACACTGGTTAAAGCGCGGAATGGACAAATCCCCAAAAGAAATGTCAGAAATCATCAATCGAATCACCAAATCTGGGATATCAGGGTTTTAAGGGAGCGGGGGGACGGTTCTCGTGCTTCTGCGGCAGCAGAAAGAAGCATGAGAACCGTCCCCATGCTTCCCCAAACAATCATACTGTTTCCTGTAGAACCTGCTTTATAGTGGAAGAGTTACGGTGAACAAATCCTCCGACTATAGTCAGAAGCATAGGTTTATCCATGTTTAATGGATTGCCATTCCCCTGGGTTAATAAAGTTCTAGTGTTGTCATCTTCGAAAGTTACTGATGAATTTAGGTACTCTTTAAATACTTTGATAGGTGTGTTTATTTTTACTTCTTCTTCAGTTAATGTGTGTTCTTCGTTGTACGGGATGAGTTCAATCCCATTGAACTCTAGGCTTTCCGTGATAGCATCAAAGATTAATTGATTGCTAGGGGGATTAGGATTGGTGATATTGTAGACGGTGTTATTTTTACCAAAAGATAGGCCTAGTATTAGCACGTTTACAACGTAATCAATCGGAACCAAGTTGGAAACTGAACTTTGATTGAGTAATAATCGATATTTATGATTATTGTTAGGCTCTCTTAGTGCTTTTTTCTTCAAGATTTCAACCGTTCTAATGATTCCATATAATCCAAATGCGGTGTTAGATTCGCCAGTTTCCGAGTCTCCTATAATGATCGCGGGTCTCATGATCATTACATTAAAGCTTTTATTATAAGACATTACCAAATGTTCTGCTTTACATTTGCTTTCTTCATAGGAATTATTGAAAGTAGAGGAAGTCGGGTATAAGGTTTCACTTCCAATTGATCTTGTGCCTAATGTATATGCAGTACTCACATGAATAAACGTTTGTACTTTAATAATTTTCGCCAATTCAAGGATATTTTTTGTACCTGAAACATTCACATGGAAAATCTCTTCTCGCTTTGACTCGTCAAATGATAGAAGTGCTGCGGAGTGATAGATTACGTCAATTTTTCCTGTGAGCGCATCTACTTCTTCTTCACTTATTCCTAAGAAAGGCTTCGTTAATTCCCCTTCAATAATGTGAACCTGTCCACTTTTATTATTTAATTGTTCAATGAGAACTTGAGCTTTTTTCTGGGTCCGTGCTAATAAATATACATGATGGTTCTCTTTCAATAACCTCTTGGCTAGAGTGGATCCTAGAAAACCTGTCGAACCTGTAATTAATATATTCACAAAATAACCTCCTGCGGCTTATACATAACTTTCATTATATACTAGAGAAAGGGGTAGTGGGGACTGGTTATCATATGGGAAATCGTGGGGACGGTTCTGAACTGAACCCAAAATGTTAGACACAAGCTATTAAGCAGCTTGCTGGGTATGAGTTCGATATTGAATCGGACTCATACCTTTTAATTTTTGCTTAATCCGTTTGTGATTATAATAGTAAATATATTTCTCTAATTCTAGTTTGAAATGATCCATACTCTCAAATTCTCTTAAATAAAGTAATTCGCTCTTTAATAATCCAAAAAAGTTCTCCATTACTGCATTATCTAAACAATTGCCCTTGCGAGACATACTTTGGGTAATTCCATTCTTCTGTAAGGTGTGTCGAAACTTCTTCATCTGATAATGCCAGCCTTGATCAGAGTGAAGGATAGGGCAATCATGGTCGTCTAATTGTTGTATGGCCGTATCTAACATTTTAGATACAAGTGTGTATACTGGACGTTTCTCTAGGTTATAAGCAATAATTTCACCGTTGTAAAGGTCCAGAATAGGTGAAAGATAAAGTTTCTCGCCAAACAAATGGAATTCTGTCACATCTGTAACCCACTTCTCATTTGGCTTCGTAGCTTGGAAATCTCGCTCTAGTATATTCGGTGCGACTTCACCCACTTTTCCACGATATGAACGGTATTTTTTCATGCGAACTAAGCATTTTAAACCCATCTCATTCATTAAGCGAAGGACTGTTTTGTGATTAATTACATGACCCCGATTACGTAATTCCAGTGTGATACGTCGATAGCCATATCGACCTTGATGTTCGTCAAAGATCTGTTGGATAACCTCTTTCATTTCACTATATTTATCTGGTTTATCCATTTGTTTTACCCAATAATAATACGTGCTACGTGGCATTTCAGCGAACTTTATCAAGTCAATCACCTTAAATTCACGCCTTAATTCATAAATCACCTGTGCCTTTTCTTTTTCTGTGAGTTCTTTTCCTGAATTAAGGCTTGTAGCTTTTTTAAATATGCATTCTCCATACGAAGTTGTTCAATTTCAGCACGTAGTGCTTCTTCAGTTCCTTCTACTGGTTGATTATTCTTAGGTTGCTTTTTCATGGGTGAAGGACGCTCCTTTTTCTTCTTTTTAAGAGCGTCAATTCCCTGTGTTTCAAGTAGATTCTTCCACTTATACACTATGGCAGATGAAGAAACATTAAATACTGCAGTAACTTCTTCGATGGACGCTCCCATCTCGTTCAGATAATTAAGTACGTCCATTTTAAACTCAAATGAGTATTTTGTATAGGTTTCCTCTAAGCCAGATATACCATGATTTTGAAATTTCGCTACCCATCTGTGTAACATCGTTTTATTAACATTGTACTTTTGGGCTGTCTGCCTGATAGACTCTCCGCCTTCAAGATATTCATTTACTGCAGCTATCTTTATTTCTAAAGGGTATTTCTTCTTCATGTAAAAGTGCACCTCCAATTGTTAGTTGTTGTGTCTAACAATTGGGGTGCACATCATTCTCGTGCTTCTTTTTCATGGAAGGGAAATGAAAAATAATATAAAAGCAGGCATGGAGTGTGACAAAATACAACAATATTCAAAGGTTTTATAACTAAGGATGTTTTATTTATTAAATCAAACGTTTGATCAAATTCTCGAAGCCAGTATTAATACTCTTGTACATTTGTTTAGAAGAATAATTCGGAGTAATTTTAACATGACAAAAACTAACATTTTGATAGAATTGTAATGATGTTAATTGTAAAATATTGTTATAGAGAAGCGATGAAATATATTAATTGTCAAACAATAGATGCATATATCAACACTAAAGAATGTCCGACAAAATGAAAAGAACTTAACTGTTGGAATGGCTAAGGATTGGGTAAAGATCCAAGAGATGATTCGGAAATGTAAGAACGGTGAGGAAATTGATTATTCAAGCTTTAAGTTGAATTTTAAGATGATTTGTTTATCCCTCAAAGTAGAGAGGGATGGGTATCTTTAGTGAAAAAATGATGGAAGGCGGAAACTACCATGACAAAGACCTTAAATCTACAAATTGGTGTATTTAAGAAGGATGATAAAGGCGAAACGATTGCTATCACTATTAAGGATATGAATGGGAATAATTTAGATATTACAGGTGTGAATAAAACAGAAGGCAGCAAACGATGTCATGCAAATTTGTATGGAAAGCTGGAAAAGCTCCTTAAAGAAGCGGGTTATTGGGAGTAAGGAATACGACACAGTTGCTTTGTAGTTTTGGTTACTTAACAGCTGGATTTTGAGTTTGATAAGCATTAACAAGATTAGGGAAAAGGTTCTGTAAACCATGGGGCACTTTAAAGTGAAAAGACTACCTCAGTTCAAGGAGGTAGTCCGTTATGACTATGAGAGAAATCTAGGTTGTTTTTACATACTCACAAAAGCAGGGGTTCTAAGTAAGCCAGCTTTTGTGAGGTTGCGGAATTTTACCTGACATGATAATTCAGGTTTTAAGTAGATGTACTCATTATTTTCATTGACTTTGAGTTGATGACTTTGATGGTGTACCGTCTGTTTTGCGTCAATTGGGACACCAAGCTCCATGATTCCTGCTGGTTGACCATCTTCAAACGATAACAACCATCCAAACTCCTTTTTACGGATTCCTGTGATTCTGACGTTTTCATACTGGTAATTAATCACCTTGAGCCAAGACTTGCTGCGCTTTCCAATCTCATATTTACTGTCTTTTTTCTTCAATACAATACCTTCTAGACTCTTCTCTTTGATGAGATTAAAGTATACATTTCCATGCCCCTCGATAAACTGAACCTTTGATAAAAGGGGAGTATCCTTAGGAATCACTTCTTCTAGTAATGCTTTTCTTTCTAGTAAAGGAAGGCTAGTTACGTTTTTTCCTTTGTAGATAAGAATATCAAACACTACGTATGAGACAGGTTGTAGGTTAGCTAGTCTTATCGTTTTCTCTCGATTGGTTGTACTAAATCGATGCATAAGTGCTTCAAAGTCAGGTGTTCCGGTGATAGGGTCCGTGAAAATTACTTCACCATCCAGAATTGTATCAGGTGGAATGGGTAGTTCATGAAGTTCAGGGAAACGAGAGGTAATGTCATTTTGATGACGCGAGTAAAGAAATGTACGAGTTGCGGTCTTGCTATATAGTAAACGGATGCCATCTAGCTTTAGCTCGGTAATAAATGTGGAATCATCATAAGGTTGATCAACCTTATGAAGTAACATAGGGCTTTTGAACACTTTAATCCCTCCTAATCTAATATCTTATCAGAATTTGATACATAATGATTTAGGAGGTGATTGGAAGCAGTGGTGGAAGCAGTGGGACGGTTCTTGCGCTTCCAGAAGAAGCATGAGAACCGTCCCCATGCTTCTGGGACTTTTGTCGTGATGTCTAATTAGGGTTGCGACTTTTATCCTGAATATATTCAAAAATTCGACAAATTCAATTATAATTAAAGGTAGTTTAATAAGGTCATAGGAACTTATTTAAATCAGACGTAAATTAAGCGCTTTCATTGGCGTGTGGATTATTGAAAAAGGTTGGTGCTAGTAATAATGACTTTCAACAAAATTAAGTATTCATCTAGAAAGAAATGCATTTTTTTATATCTAACCTTTTTTCTGCTTGCAATAGTATCGTTGATAAATCCTTTGGTGATGTCGTTTGGTACCATTTTTAATCTTGCTAGTTTGTTCTTATTATTAATTCTTTGGTTATATGGTTTCAAGGTAGCATTTTATTCTATGGTAATTATCACAGGAATTTCTATTTACCTTTCTGGTATCACACCAACAAATATACAAGCTGTTTTAGAGATTTTATTTTTTGCATTTATTTTTTGGCTTACACCTAAGGGGAACAGTGTCCTTTGGGGTGTGATTTTCTGGGTGGTGGTTGGTGCGCCTATTTCAAGCTTGATTTATCTTAATTTTTTCGGTGTTGAACTAGGGAATCTGTTATTTTTTCAAGTAACGACAGATGTGATTAATGGCGTTTTTAATATCTGGATTTTTGATATGTTGATTTCTTATGTCCCATTTCACAAATGGATTCGCGGAGGCAGTAAGCCACCGATTCAGATAAAGAAGCTGTTGTTTCATCTTTCGTTTGCGGCTATGCTTATCCCTTTTATGATATATGTTTCAATTAATAGCTGGGGAGCCATTTGTGAATATCAAAATGGCTTGATTAGCTCGGTTGAAAGCAAAGTGAAACAAATTTCTCTTGAAATGAAGTCTTGGTCTGAAGAAGACCTTATGAAGCTACGCTTAAATGGAAGAATACAAATGGGTTATCTGGAGGAAATGATAACTAATCTTTCAGAGGGTGGTACCTATGAATTGGTTGTCACTGAGGGTAAGGAGAATATCATTATTTCAAGCAATCCAAAGATTAATATGGAGGGTATATTTGCGCTGGAAGAGGACCATATTGTCACCTCAATTGCTCCATCTTTTTCCGCCGTTCTTCCAAATGAAGATAGATTGTGGATTAAAAATTGGGGAAATGGTTTTTATCTATATGAAAGTAATATCGTTGGTTCAATAAATATGTATGTAAAAATTCCGTTAGCTCATTTTCAGGATCGAATCTTTAAGGACCTGCTTCAGCAGTTTGTCTTTCTTATACTTTTTCTAGTTATGGCTCTAATTTTTTCATCAGTATTACATAGATTATTGGCTCGTACGCTTGATAGTCTTGCAATAACAACTACTGGCCTTCCGAATAAAATAAATCAACTTGAATCAGTAGTTTGGCCAACCAGTAATATTTCAGAGATTCATTCATTGATTTATAATTTCCAAACAGTGTTTTCAAGGCTAAAAGATATGTTTTATGAAAGTCGTTTGATGAACGATCGTTTGAGAAGTCAGGCGGAAATGCTGCAAACCTCAGAGAAGAAGCTTCACGAATTAGCGTTTTTTGATAGTTTAACATCATTGCCGAACCGTCAATACTTTCAAGAATCCTTGACTGAGGCTATTCGTAACGCTGAAGCGTATGAACAAAAGGTAGCCATTTTATTTCTTGATTTAGACCAATTTAAACAGGTAAACGATACATTGGGGCATGTTGCTGGGGATGAGCTTTTGATCATTGTATCTAGTATGCTAAAAAAAGTAGAAAGTGAAAAGGTACAACTTTACCGTCTAAGTGGTGATGAATTTGTCATGATTATGACTCACATGAAAGATCAAAAGGAAGTATGTGAAATTGCATTAAAAATAAAAGCAATGTTTGAAAAGCCGATCATTATTCGTGAAAATCTACTACATGTATCAAGTAGTATTGGTATTAGTATGTTTCCTGAGGATGGCAGAGATAAAGAAGTGTTAATTCAAAATGCGGATATTGCAATGTATCGAAGTAAAGCGAAAGCTGGGACAACGGTTGAGTTCTTTAATAACTTTATGAGAATCGAATTCCAAGACAAAGTGAATATGACTCATGAACTAAGGATAGCTGAAAGTGCAGAGCAATTTGAATTAGTTTATCAGCCTAAAGTCAATCAAAATAACCATTTAACTAGTATGGAGGCATTAATTAGATGGCATAATTCAAGGTTCGGTACTGTTAACCCAGGAATTTTTATCCCTTTGGCTGAGGATGCGGGACTGATAAAAAAGATTGATGAATGGGCTCTAAATGAAGCTTGTAAACAAAATAAAAAATGGCAGGATGAAGGATATCGAAAAGTGAAGGTTTCTGTTAATATATCCGCGAAGCACTTTAGTCAAGGATCCTTGGTGGATATGGTCAGGGAAGCGTTAAATCACTCTAAATTGGAAGCGAAGTATCTACAATTAGAGTTGACTGAAAGTGTTTTTATTGACAATATCATTGATGTCATTGAAATCCTTAAAGAGATAAGAGAAATGGGAGTATTCATTTCAATCGACGATTTTGGGAAAGGATTTTCATCATTAAGTCACTTAAATCAACTGCCACTTACAGAAATCAAACTAGATAAGGACTTTGTGAGAGATATAAATGCGGACTCTAAAAAAGGAATGATTGTCCGGTATATTGTTGACATGGCGAAACAGCTTTCATTTAATGTTGTTGTTGAAGGTGTAGAAACAATTGAAGAACTTCATTACTTAAATGAAGTTGGTTGCAATGAAATGCAGGGGTATTTATTTAGTAAGCCAGTGTCAAAGGACGTATTTGAACAGCTATTAAATTCAAAGAATCCATTAATTTAAGGAGTTTTTATCTTAATGAGTTGGAGATATATATGATGAAGTATCTTATTTACGCAATGTGCTTTCTCTTTTTAATAGGATGTGAAGAGAAGAATGCAGAAAATGATAGTCAATTATCAAAGCAGCTTGAGGAAAGTAGTAGACAATTGGAAGAAAACACACCCATTGAGATTGAATTGTGGTCCCATTTTGGGAACTGGGAAACTGCTATTGAACGTTTTCAAGAAGCGAATCCTAATATAAAAGTGAATGTAAATGTTTTACCGTATGAATCGTATGAAGACCTATATTTAAAGGCTTTAACCGAGGAGAAAGGTCCGGATATTCTTGTGTTTGAAAGTAATCATTTTGCAAATTTCACAAGTATTGATGGGCTAGAGAACTTAGCAGATGCGCCCTACCAGCTGGACAACTATAAAAGATTCTACTCGAACTCCGTGTGGGAAATTGGGGAATCGTTTAACGGTGAAAAGATGATAGGGGTGCCAATCTATAGTTACCCAATGGTAACATTTTATCGATCAGATATTTTAAAAGAGTATGGTTTTCCGTCTGAACCTGATGAACTTGGCGAATTTATCGAAGATCAACAAAATTGGCTTGAAATCGCAAGAACCTTAAATAAAGACCACCGTTCATCAATCCTTTGGGAAATGGAACCGATCAGTATTTACAATACAACAAGCAGTATGTTTGGGGAAAACCTCGAGTTTTTGAGAGATAGTGAAGATTTCTATCAGGCAATTACTCTGGCAAAAATAGTTAATGAGGAAAGCTTATCACCAAACATAAATATTTGGTCAAAAGAAGGACTCGCAGCACTAAAGGACGATCGTATTGCTATGATTTACTTAGGAAGCTGGGCAGCAAATCAAATACAACGATGGGCTCCTGAGCAAGAAGGAAAATGGAGGGTGACAAGGCTTCCGTTCAATCAATACGGTTGGAGTAATGCTTCGATCATGTCTATTCCCTCAAACAGCCAACACAAAGAAGCTGCTTGGAAATTCATAGAGTTCTATAACTTTTCTGAAAAAGATTCTATACCAAGCTTTGACATCACTCAAGAAAATCCCTATTTTGGGAATCAAAAAGACCAGCTTCTATATCAGGAGCTATCAAATCAAATACCAGACATTAATCTTACTCCACTTGATGAAGAGGCCAATTCTATCTGGTATGAATCCATAGGTTATGGACTGCAAAATGAATTAAGCGTAAACGAAATCATGAGCTTATTTCAGGAAAACCTAGAAAAGCAGCTAGGAAGAGACATTGAAATGCTGAAAAAGTGAGCAAGGTAAGCAAGGGGACGGTTCTCACGCTTCTAAAAGAAGCGCAAGAACCGTCCCCTTGCTTTAAATGATAGGCAATGTGATTTGAAACGTAGTCAGATCATCATCTGAATTGTAAACAATTTTACCGTGATTTTTTTCTAAAATATTTTTACAAACGAATAAACCGATCCCTGTACCCAATTTCTTTGTTGTGTAGAATGGTTCGAAAATGAATTCTGCAGCATCTGCACTGATCGTTGGACCGTTATTTGAAATCATAATGGTGATGTGCTCTTCGTTGACTTCTGAATGGATGTTAATAACTCTATATATGTCTTCTTCACAGACAGCATCAATGGCATTCATTAATAAATTTAGGAAAACCTGTTTTAATTCACTTCGATCACCGTGAACCTTGGCGTTCGCATCGATCGTTGAGGTAATCTGGATATTCCCGTCAACAATACTTGCATATAAGAAATCAGTCACTTCTTCAATTAACCCTTTAATCATAATATCTTCATCCCTGTTTTCGACAACAGTGTTCAACTTGGAAGTGTGGAGGAATTGAGAAATTTTAAACTTAAGTTGTTCAAGTTCACTGCTAATCACATTTACATAGGGTAGATTAGGATAATCGTTTTTTAATAGTTTAATAAAACCCATCACTGATGTAAGCGGGTTGCGAAATTCATGCACAAAGCTTGATGACATTTGGCCAAGTATAGCAAGTCTATCCTTATGAGTTTGTGTAATATAGACGTTTTTTTCTTGTAGTTTAAGGTCCTTTAAATCGGTGTATCGTGACACCGCATAAAAACAAAATAAATCAAACTTGCTATTTATTAAGTCGATGATAGTTTGGATCTCTTCTAGGATAATTCCAGAATGGGTGACACATTTTATAAGGATACTTCTGCCAAGATTAACATTATAAACAAATTCCCCAATGTTATTATTCGCGTCCACTCGCTCTTGAGCTACTTTGTGAGCCAATGATCTAAGATCGTCCTCTGACAACTTGCTGGTAATTGCATTTATGATGAGTTGGTACATTAAATAACCGTTTTCTCTGATCTGTGCTCTATTATCGACAGCGCTATGTACGATAATTTGTTCTTCCCATAAATCTAAGAATTCCTGTTCATTTTCTTTTAGAAAGTCACCTAATTTTATATAGCCGATACCTGTTTGTACATTCGTTTCCATCACAAGCCTACCTTCTATTTGAAAAATAGCATTTTGTTAGTCACTGCTGGAGTTCAATATACTAATCGAGATTCTTTTAAGATAAGAAAAATATAACACAATAGTTGGGATTTATATACAGGTAATTTGGAAGGGAGAGCAGAGGGAGGGGAGCAGCGGGACGGTTCTCACGCTTCCAAAGGAAGCGCAAGAACCGTCCCCGTGCTTCCGTATTTGTTATATAATGAAGGCGAAAGTCTAGTTATTAACTGTTGATAAGGTAGGTGAGTACCGGTGAAACCTTTAAGTAAGATGGAAGTTCATAAGTATTTGTCAATGTTAACAGTTGAACAACAAGAGTTTTTGGCAAGTACCTTGAAGCAAAGTAAGAAGAGTAAATGGCTTGAGGTACTAGCAAGGAGTAAGGGCCTTACTATAAGAAAAGAAACCACTATTGAAGAGTTGGAAGAGATGATTGATGATTGGGTATTGCTTGAGGTATTAGATAGTGGATATGGAAACCGAAACTATCGTTGTATGTGTGGTGCACCTCTGCGTTATCAATATGTTGTGTTAAACAAGAAAAGTGGGGAAGAAGTTGGTTTAGGGGTGGAGTGCTTTAAAAATCACACTAACCTCTCGGCTCAAGTAGTTACAGATGTGATTAAGGAATTTCATACCCTTGATTTACTAAGAGATGAAATTTTAGTAAAGGTTGCTAGGAAGCAACTATTTGATATCAATCCATACCTACATATAGATAACATCCCGCCAACTATCTTGGAGCAAGCAAAGTTAGGTATTCCCCTAACGGATCAACAAATTCTCACTTTGCAGCGCTTAAAAGAAGTCTACGATACAAAGATAAGAACAGAAAAGGTCCTTTCCGATTTAAAGCCGGAAGCAAGGAAAGCGTTTGATAATTTCTCTAAAAGGATTAAAGAGAAACTGATTGAAAAAATGTTGGATGACAAATTTGTGAGAGTTTTACCTGACGGATTTAATGATGCAGAAATAGAGCATTTTATAAGCCTTGGTTTTCCCCTGTTAGATGAGCAATTAGAAAGAGTCCACCAATTTAATCAATCGATAAAAGATCGTAGAAAAACAAAAAATAGAAACGAAGTAGAGGAATACTGGGAGAGAGTTCGCAAAGAGGAACAAAATGCTATATCAAGTATTAGAACTGGAGAAAAAAC
Encoded here:
- a CDS encoding ABC transporter substrate-binding protein, with product MKYLIYAMCFLFLIGCEEKNAENDSQLSKQLEESSRQLEENTPIEIELWSHFGNWETAIERFQEANPNIKVNVNVLPYESYEDLYLKALTEEKGPDILVFESNHFANFTSIDGLENLADAPYQLDNYKRFYSNSVWEIGESFNGEKMIGVPIYSYPMVTFYRSDILKEYGFPSEPDELGEFIEDQQNWLEIARTLNKDHRSSILWEMEPISIYNTTSSMFGENLEFLRDSEDFYQAITLAKIVNEESLSPNINIWSKEGLAALKDDRIAMIYLGSWAANQIQRWAPEQEGKWRVTRLPFNQYGWSNASIMSIPSNSQHKEAAWKFIEFYNFSEKDSIPSFDITQENPYFGNQKDQLLYQELSNQIPDINLTPLDEEANSIWYESIGYGLQNELSVNEIMSLFQENLEKQLGRDIEMLKK
- a CDS encoding TetR/AcrR family transcriptional regulator, whose product is MSDNKLNRRIKYTRMVLKESLMELLKEKPISSITVKEICERADINRSTFYSHYSDQFALLSQIEEEFLSDMNETLNSYNFQKDEEALQMTERLLEYVAANKDVCEVLLGEHADATFQKRVMTFAHNYVVKNLIRSNDIEPDISEYVSLFAISGSIYVIQHWLKRGMDKSPKEMSEIINRITKSGISGF
- a CDS encoding IS3 family transposase (programmed frameshift) yields the protein MKKKYPLEIKIAAVNEYLEGGESIRQTAQKYNVNKTMLHRWVAKFQNHGISGLEETYTKYSFEFKMDVLNYLNEMGASIEEVTAVFNVSSSAIVYKWKNLLETQGIDALKKKKKERPSPMKKQPKNNQPVEGTEEALRAEIEQLRMENAYLKKPTSLNSGKELTEKEKAQVIYELRREFKVIDLIKFAEMPRSTYYYWVKQMDKPDKYSEMKEVIQQIFDEHQGRYGYRRITLELRNRGHVINHKTVLRLMNEMGLKCLVRMKKYRSYRGKVGEVAPNILERDFQATKPNEKWVTDVTEFHLFGEKLYLSPILDLYNGEIIAYNLEKRPVYTLVSKMLDTAIQQLDDHDCPILHSDQGWHYQMKKFRHTLQKNGITQSMSRKGNCLDNAVMENFFGLLKSELLYLREFESMDHFKLELEKYIYYYNHKRIKQKLKGMSPIQYRTHTQQAA
- a CDS encoding SDR family oxidoreductase yields the protein MNILITGSTGFLGSTLAKRLLKENHHVYLLARTQKKAQVLIEQLNNKSGQVHIIEGELTKPFLGISEEEVDALTGKIDVIYHSAALLSFDESKREEIFHVNVSGTKNILELAKIIKVQTFIHVSTAYTLGTRSIGSETLYPTSSTFNNSYEESKCKAEHLVMSYNKSFNVMIMRPAIIIGDSETGESNTAFGLYGIIRTVEILKKKALREPNNNHKYRLLLNQSSVSNLVPIDYVVNVLILGLSFGKNNTVYNITNPNPPSNQLIFDAITESLEFNGIELIPYNEEHTLTEEEVKINTPIKVFKEYLNSSVTFEDDNTRTLLTQGNGNPLNMDKPMLLTIVGGFVHRNSSTIKQVLQETV
- a CDS encoding histidine kinase N-terminal domain-containing protein, which gives rise to METNVQTGIGYIKLGDFLKENEQEFLDLWEEQIIVHSAVDNRAQIRENGYLMYQLIINAITSKLSEDDLRSLAHKVAQERVDANNNIGEFVYNVNLGRSILIKCVTHSGIILEEIQTIIDLINSKFDLFCFYAVSRYTDLKDLKLQEKNVYITQTHKDRLAILGQMSSSFVHEFRNPLTSVMGFIKLLKNDYPNLPYVNVISSELEQLKFKISQFLHTSKLNTVVENRDEDIMIKGLIEEVTDFLYASIVDGNIQITSTIDANAKVHGDRSELKQVFLNLLMNAIDAVCEEDIYRVINIHSEVNEEHITIMISNNGPTISADAAEFIFEPFYTTKKLGTGIGLFVCKNILEKNHGKIVYNSDDDLTTFQITLPII
- a CDS encoding ATP-dependent DNA ligase — protein: MFKSPMLLHKVDQPYDDSTFITELKLDGIRLLYSKTATRTFLYSRHQNDITSRFPELHELPIPPDTILDGEVIFTDPITGTPDFEALMHRFSTTNREKTIRLANLQPVSYVVFDILIYKGKNVTSLPLLERKALLEEVIPKDTPLLSKVQFIEGHGNVYFNLIKEKSLEGIVLKKKDSKYEIGKRSKSWLKVINYQYENVRITGIRKKEFGWLLSFEDGQPAGIMELGVPIDAKQTVHHQSHQLKVNENNEYIYLKPELSCQVKFRNLTKAGLLRTPAFVSM
- a CDS encoding putative bifunctional diguanylate cyclase/phosphodiesterase; translated protein: MINPLVMSFGTIFNLASLFLLLILWLYGFKVAFYSMVIITGISIYLSGITPTNIQAVLEILFFAFIFWLTPKGNSVLWGVIFWVVVGAPISSLIYLNFFGVELGNLLFFQVTTDVINGVFNIWIFDMLISYVPFHKWIRGGSKPPIQIKKLLFHLSFAAMLIPFMIYVSINSWGAICEYQNGLISSVESKVKQISLEMKSWSEEDLMKLRLNGRIQMGYLEEMITNLSEGGTYELVVTEGKENIIISSNPKINMEGIFALEEDHIVTSIAPSFSAVLPNEDRLWIKNWGNGFYLYESNIVGSINMYVKIPLAHFQDRIFKDLLQQFVFLILFLVMALIFSSVLHRLLARTLDSLAITTTGLPNKINQLESVVWPTSNISEIHSLIYNFQTVFSRLKDMFYESRLMNDRLRSQAEMLQTSEKKLHELAFFDSLTSLPNRQYFQESLTEAIRNAEAYEQKVAILFLDLDQFKQVNDTLGHVAGDELLIIVSSMLKKVESEKVQLYRLSGDEFVMIMTHMKDQKEVCEIALKIKAMFEKPIIIRENLLHVSSSIGISMFPEDGRDKEVLIQNADIAMYRSKAKAGTTVEFFNNFMRIEFQDKVNMTHELRIAESAEQFELVYQPKVNQNNHLTSMEALIRWHNSRFGTVNPGIFIPLAEDAGLIKKIDEWALNEACKQNKKWQDEGYRKVKVSVNISAKHFSQGSLVDMVREALNHSKLEAKYLQLELTESVFIDNIIDVIEILKEIREMGVFISIDDFGKGFSSLSHLNQLPLTEIKLDKDFVRDINADSKKGMIVRYIVDMAKQLSFNVVVEGVETIEELHYLNEVGCNEMQGYLFSKPVSKDVFEQLLNSKNPLI